In Chitinibacter sp. FCG-7, the genomic stretch TCGAGCTCACCGGCAGCCCCATCTGGCTGGCCACAATCACGGTAATGGTTGCTGCCAGTGCAATGCAGAAGGCGCGCATCTGATCGAGCTCGGTAATTTCCGAGCCGACGGTGCGAATTACTTTCGGGCCGTACAGCGCCAGACCCAGCGAAATGCCGATCGCACCAATCACCATAATCCATAGCGGAATGCTGGCTTTGTCGTGCAGGCTGCCATCGCTGCTCATCAGCGCGTCATTAATGGCTGCCAGCGGGCCGATGGCATTGGCGACGTCATTGGCACCGTGGGCAAAGCTCAGCAGGGCGGCAGCAAAAATCAGTGGAATGGTAAAGAAGTTGTTGACGCTTTGCTTGGTGTTTTGCACCTCGCTAATGCGTGCTTTGATCATCGGCAGCAGTACTGCGCATACCAGCGCACCAACGGCAAAGCCAATGCCCACGGCGACGGTAAAATCCACTTTCCAGATTTTATTGAGCCCTTTGAGCATCAGGTAAGTGGTGAAAGTCCACGCCATCAGCCCCACCAGCAGCGGCACCATGCGTGCAGCAGCGGCGATCATGTTTTCCTGATAAGTAATCGTGCGTTTGATCAGGTACAGAAACAGCGCGGCAAAAATACCGCCCAGCAAGGGCGAGATCACCCAGCTGGCGGCAATGGTGCCCACTTGCGCCCAGTCGGCAATGCCCATACCACCCGCAGCCACACCCGCGCCCAACACCGCGCCCACGATGGAATGCGTGGTTGAGACTGGCGCGCCAATTGCGGTGGCTACATTCAGCCACAAGGCTCCCGCCAGCAGCGCGGCCAGCATAATCCAGATGAAGGTCTGTTTATCTGGAATCAGCGTCGGGTCAATAATCCCGCTGCGGATGGTGGCCACCACGTCGCCGCCGGCAATGATCGCGCCAGCGGCTTCAAAAATACCGGCAATCAGCAGCGCGCCGCCCATCGTCAGCGCTTTGGAGCCCACGGCCGGGCCGACATTATTGGCGACATCGTTGGCACCAATATTCATCGCCATATACGCACCAATCACCGAGGCCACAATCAGCATCAGGCTGGGTGTGGTGCCACGGGCGGCGGTATAGAGCACGATGCCGACAATAAACAGCAGGGCAATGCC encodes the following:
- a CDS encoding inorganic phosphate transporter, which codes for MNHQQINKIHNAANSGRLELIRLGIALLFIVGIVLYTAARGTTPSLMLIVASVIGAYMAMNIGANDVANNVGPAVGSKALTMGGALLIAGIFEAAGAIIAGGDVVATIRSGIIDPTLIPDKQTFIWIMLAALLAGALWLNVATAIGAPVSTTHSIVGAVLGAGVAAGGMGIADWAQVGTIAASWVISPLLGGIFAALFLYLIKRTITYQENMIAAAARMVPLLVGLMAWTFTTYLMLKGLNKIWKVDFTVAVGIGFAVGALVCAVLLPMIKARISEVQNTKQSVNNFFTIPLIFAAALLSFAHGANDVANAIGPLAAINDALMSSDGSLHDKASIPLWIMVIGAIGISLGLALYGPKVIRTVGSEITELDQMRAFCIALAATITVIVASQMGLPVSSTHIAVGGVFGVGFLREYLKANHARTIDEIKAHHPEDDQAAIDAFMLRFNKAGVNEKAVLLAELKTKAKQQLDPAHFSKMERKGLKKVYRQELVKRSQIMKIAAAWVVTVPISALLAAMLYFMLRGMLLTS